DNA sequence from the Chitinophaga flava genome:
GAAACCCGTAACCAAGTTACACCAGCCTATTTTCACAGTCTGGATGCTTTCAGGGGCATTGCGGCTATCATTGTGATATTGTTTCACTGGCAGGTATTCTTCTACCCCGGTGACGTATTCGTACCGGAAGGCGACCTGAATCCTCAACTTCCACTCTACCCATATCTATCGCTGTTTTATACACATGGTATGCTTTCAGTAGATATCTTCTTCCAACTATCGGGTTTTATCTTCTTCTGGTTATACTCCAATGCTATCGCCAGCGGGAAAATCAATTTTAAAAAATTTTCCATCTACCGCATATCAAGGCTGTACCCGCTCCATCTGGTAACACTGATAGCCGTGGCTATATTACAGGCAATCATGTACAGACGGATGGGACACTACTTTTTCATACAATACAACGACATCTATCACTTCTGTCTCAACCTGCTCTTTATGCAAAACTGGGGCGTGGAAGTAGGCCCCTCTTTCAATGCACCTTCCTGGTCCGTATCCGTGGAAATATTCCTGTACCTGCTCTTCTTCCTTATCTGTAAACTGAAATGGCACACCAACAAAATGCTCCTGCTACTGCTGATACCTGCAGGCGCGGTGATGCAACACTATGACATCCTGATCGGAAAAGGGGTCTTCTCCTTTTTCCTGGGATCTCTTTTGTACTATACCTACTCTTATATCCTGCAACAAAATAAGGCCAGACAATATTTTAAAATAATAGGAATCCTTACCATTATTCTTTGGACACTCACAGTCATATTCTATTATTACCCTTTCTTTGAGCAAATATGTAACTACGGCATCATCCGGCTCAACCCGAATATTAGCCCGGATAAAGCTGCCGACATATATGGAGTGATCAGAAATCTTCTGTTCAGGGTTACCGTAGCCCCTTGTACTATCCTGTCATTGGTATTACTGGAAACCGTCAGGGGACAGCTACACCGCCGCTGGGCTTTATTGGGCAACTGCAGCTATGCGATCTATCTGT
Encoded proteins:
- a CDS encoding acyltransferase family protein, with the translated sequence MMETRNQVTPAYFHSLDAFRGIAAIIVILFHWQVFFYPGDVFVPEGDLNPQLPLYPYLSLFYTHGMLSVDIFFQLSGFIFFWLYSNAIASGKINFKKFSIYRISRLYPLHLVTLIAVAILQAIMYRRMGHYFFIQYNDIYHFCLNLLFMQNWGVEVGPSFNAPSWSVSVEIFLYLLFFLICKLKWHTNKMLLLLLIPAGAVMQHYDILIGKGVFSFFLGSLLYYTYSYILQQNKARQYFKIIGILTIILWTLTVIFYYYPFFEQICNYGIIRLNPNISPDKAADIYGVIRNLLFRVTVAPCTILSLVLLETVRGQLHRRWALLGNCSYAIYLLHFPLQIVTVLLMQQFHLDRHLLLSPWAMILFVSMVFLLSMAVFYYFEQPAQDKIRQATLSRKSVLAS